In Cicer arietinum cultivar CDC Frontier isolate Library 1 chromosome 1, Cicar.CDCFrontier_v2.0, whole genome shotgun sequence, one DNA window encodes the following:
- the LOC101510097 gene encoding uncharacterized protein, with translation MTLSTYHSYSYNNNFYLPSSLVQTTNSEIITFQPQEQLSSYVDDESFLFQSPYVYSNETNYPSSSYQLLDDTTFNENFISINEIFSNEQYYCPLPCAKRQKLCHEQIEEEQELLNSTNCFLNEFLTSIEGEPPPPPFYAVQEFNNEGNNIVNVVSDEKKLVKEKSVSTQSVAARERRRKISEKTQELGKLVPGGIKMNTAEMLNAASSYVQFLQAQLRILQLMQTLTKEDKEGPSSEDLQKLVVSPLVQERLYSEEMCFVPKEFVTTTLTNHDDVRSQPTILKGLKQLIGSQIEKKPKQE, from the exons ATGACACTTAGCACATATCACTCCTATagttacaataataatttttacctTCCTTCTTCTCTTGTTCAAACTACCAATTCAGAAATTATCACTTTTCAACCTCAAGAACAATTGTCTTCTTATGTTGATGATGAAAGTTTCCTTTTTCAAAGTCCTTATGTTTACTCAAATGAGACTAATTACCCTTCTTCTTCTTATCAGCTACTTGATGATACCACTTTCAATGAAAACTTCATTTCTATTAATGAAATTTTCTCAAATGAACAATATTATTGCCCCCTTCCATGTGCAAAACGTCAGAAGCTATGTCATGAACAAATCGAAGAAGAACAAGAACTTTTGAATTCAACCAATTGTTTCTTGAACGAATTTCTTACTTCAATAGAAGGAGAACCGCCACCACCGCCCTTCTACGCTGTGCAAGAGTTTAATAATGAGGGAAATAACATTGTTAATGTTGTGAGCGATGAGAAGAAATTAGTCAAGGAAAAGAGTGTTTCTACGCAGAGTGTAGCTGCCAGAGAAAGGAGAAGGAAGATAAGTGAGAAAACACAAGAACTTGGTAAATTGGTTCCTGGTGGAATCAAGATGAACACAGCAGAGATGCTTAATGCTGCTTCTAGTTATGTTCAGTTTCTTCAAGCTCAACTTCGAATACTTCAACTTATGCAAACATTAACTAAG GAAGATAAGGAAGGTCCTTCAAGTGAAGATCTACAGAAACTTGTTGTTTCTCCTTTAGTTCAAGAGAGATTGTATTCAGAAGAAATGTGTTTTGTTCCAAAAGAGTTTGTCACCACCACATTGACCAATCATGATGATGTTCGATCACAACCTACCATCCTTAAGGGTCTTAAACAGCTTATTGGATCACAAATTGAGAAGAAACCAAAGCAAGAATAA